A genomic segment from Sciurus carolinensis chromosome 1, mSciCar1.2, whole genome shotgun sequence encodes:
- the Cplane2 gene encoding ciliogenesis and planar polarity effector 2, whose product MARPPAHGSVIVPDWHETTEGKEYLACILRKSRRRVFGLLERPVLPPPVAIDTASYKIFVSGKSGVGKTALVAKLAGLEVPVVHHETPGIQTTVVFWPAKLQASNRVIMFRFEFWDCGESALKKFDHMLPACKEKADAFLLLFSFTDRASFEDLPRQLAHIASEAPGVVRMVIGSKFDQYMHTDVPERDLAAFRQAWNLPLLRVKSVPGRRLADGRTLDGRAGLADIAHVLNGLAEQLWHQDQVAAGLLPTSSEYTPS is encoded by the exons ATGGCCAGACCTCCTGCACACGGTTCGGTGATTGTCCCAGACTGGCACGAGACCACTGAGGGCAAGGAGTACTTGGCCTGCATCCTGCGCAAGAGCCGCCGTCGGGTGTTTG GGCTGCTTGAGCGGCCAGTGCTGCCCCCGCCTGTAGCCATCGACACGGCCAGTTACAAGATCTTCGTGTCCGGGAAGAGTGGTGTGGGCAAGACGGCACTGGTGGCCAAGCTGGCTGGCCTGGAGGTCCCTGTGGTGCACCACGAGACCCCTG GCATCCAGACCACCGTAGTGTTTTGGCCAGCCAAGCTGCAGGCCAGCAACCGGGTCATCATGTTCCGCTTCGAGTTCTGGGACTGTGGGGAGTCCGCGCTCAAAAAGTTCGATCACATGCTGCCG GCTTGCAAGGAGAAAGCAGacgccttcctcctcctcttctccttcactGACCGTGCCTCCTTCGAAGACCTGCCTAGGCAGCTGGCCCACATAGCAAGTGAGGCCCCTGGTGTTGTCAGGATGGTCATTGGTTCCAA ATTTGACCAGTATATGCACACAGACGTGCCTGAGCGGGACCTCGCAGCCTTCCGGCAGGCCTGGAACCTGCCCCTGCTTCGAGTGAAGAGTGTGCCCGGGCGGCGGCTGGCTGATGGACGCACGCTGGACGGACGGGCTGGGCTGGCTGACATTGCCCATGTGCTCAATGGCCTTGCTGAGCAGCTGTGGCATCAGGACCAGGTGGCCGCTGGCCTGCTTCCCACCTCTTCAGAATATACCCCCAGCTGA